Below is a genomic region from Delftia tsuruhatensis.
TGCTGCGACCTTGCGCGCGCCAGGCCCGCAGCACGGTCAGTCCGTCGCGCACGGGCAGACCCAGGTCCAGCACGGCGGCGTCGAATGCCTCGACCTCGCCCAGGTATTGGGCCGTTGCGCCGTCGCCGGCGGTCTCCACCGTATGGCCAGCCTCCTGCAGTGCCTGAACGAGCTGGCCGCGGAGCGTGGGTTCATCTTCCACCACGAGTATGCGCATCGCTCTAGTCCTTGCGCTTGAAGCTCAGCACCTTGCCGTCGCGGGCATCGATCTTGAGCTTGGCCACACGGCCGCCGGACTGCAACAGCCGGATCTCGTAGATGAAGCGGCCATCGTCATGCTCGAACTCGACCTTGATGACCTGGCCCTGGTATTCGCGTTCGACCTGGTCGAGCACGGTGCGCAGCGGCAGCACCTGGCCTTGCTGCAAGGCCCGGCGGGCCAGTTCGTGGTCGCTGTCGCCGGCATCGCTGGGCGTGGTCCAGGATGCCAGGGCGGCCGCCATCAGCACGAGCGCGGCGATCACCATCAAGGAGTGTCGGTGGGGAGATGGAGAGGGATTTCTTTGCATGGCCATGGTCTGGGGATGGGGCGCAAGGCCCCGGCAGTCTTTGCAGGACTTATAGCGCAGCGCGGATGAACCGTGCATGAACGGATGCTTCAGCCTGCGTTCATGGCAGGCCCCGAACAATGGCGCCATGCCGTCGCAGATGCCATCCCTCGATGCCGTCGGCGACAGGTGCCCGGGCTGGCTTTCAGCCCTTGTTCATACGCCAAGGAGAACCGCATGACCGCCAAGCAATCCCTCATTTCCCGTATCGCCAGCCATGGCCTGACCGGCCTGGGCATTGCCCTCATCGCCGGCGTCGCCCTCGTGGCCCAGGTGCAGGCCGAGGCCGCCGCAACGGGCGAGCCCTCGGTGACCGCGCAAGCGAGCCAGGCCATGGCCACGACGGCCGCCTCCGTGCGCGGCACTTTCCAGGGGCCCGGCCTGAGCATCCGCGAGATCTCCGAGCGCATGGAAGGGCTGGGCTACCGCAGCCTCAGCGAGATCGAGTGGGAGGGCGGACTCTACGAAGTCAAGGGACTGACCGGCGACGGGCGCTCCGTGAAACTCTACGTCGATGGCAACAACGGCAACGTGCTCAGCGTGCGCGCAAGGCATTGAGGCGGCATGGGAAGGCTGATTATTGTCAGCAAGTGTTCCGTCCGGTCGGCGCAGGCGCGGCCTGTGGCGTTGAAATGGCATGCAGTCGCGGGCGATACCCGTGGCTGCCCTTGATCGATCCACGGACAGTACACAGGAGATTTTCCATGCCTTCCATTCATCGCCTGAGCGCCATCGGTGCCAGCTGCATGGCCGCACTGCTGCTGAGCGCCTGCGCGGGCTATCCGCAACAGGGCGGCTATCCTGCCGGGGGCTACCCCGCCGGGGGCTATCCGACCAGCGGCTATCCCAGCGGTGGTTATCCCGGCAACGGCTATCCCGGTGGGGGGCAAGGCGGCAGCTATGTGCAGCAGGGGCGCGTCTCCAATGTGCAGCTGGTGCAGGTGCAGCAGCCCAGCGGCATCGGAGGATCCGGCATAGGCGCGGGGGCCGTGGTCGGCGGCGTGGTCGGTGGCGTGCTGGGCCGGCAGGTCGGCAAGGGCAGCGGCCGTGACATCGCCACCATCGCGGGCGTGGTCGGAGGTGCCATGGCGGGCAATGCCATCGAAAAGAACACGGGGCCCGGCGACCTGCGCGATGTCTACCGCGTCACCGTGCAACTGAACGACGGCAGCACGCGCGTGTTCGACTACCAGAACAATCCGCAGATGCGCATCGGCGAGGTGGTGCGCGTGGATGGCAACCAGCTGTATCGCTGAGCGTTCGGGATGGACAAAGGGCTCCCGCTGGAGCCCTTTGTCATGGGAGCGCGCGGCTTCATCAATGCAGCGTATCGCTGCCTGGCGCCATGGGCTGCACGCGGAAAAAGCCCGTGCCGGCCGAGCCGCGGCCGATTTCCTCCTCGGTGGCTTCGCGCACGTGCTCGACCTTCAGGTGCAGGCGCAGCGCGATGCCGGCCAGCGGGTGGTTGCCGTCCAGCACCACGTGCTCGGGATAGATCTCGGTGACGGTGTAGAGCAGGTCGGGCTGCACGGCGCTGCAGCCCTTGGGCAGGGCGCTGGCCTCGAAGCTCATGCCTTCTTCCAGCTCTGCCGGGAACAGGGCGCGCGGCTCCAGGAAGATCAGGCTTTCGTCATAGTCGCCAAAGGCTTCCTCGGGCTCCAGGTGCAGGTCCAGGACCTTGCCCTGGCCGTGGCCCTGCAGGGCCTCCTCGATGCGCTTGAGCAGGTCATCGCCGCCGACCAGGAATTCCACGGGCTCGTCGAGCACGTCCAGTTCCTCGCCCAGGGTGTCCTTGAGGGTCCAGGTCAGTGCGACCACGCATTGTTCGGTGATTTCCATGATGTTCAGGCTTGCGCGGGCACTGCCGCGCCGTGGGGACGGTGAAAAGGCCGCCAGCCCTGCCCGTTGATGGCGGGTCGGTCTGGCGGCCACGTTGCAGCGATTTTCCCATGCCTGCCCGGCGGCGTTGCGGCACCGGCCGGTAGCCCCTGTGCGGGGCGGGTGCTCAGAACGGATAGTGGCGCGGCGTGGTCTGCAGGGTGATCCAGCGCGTCTCGGTGAAGGCGTCGATGCCGGCCTGACCGCCGAAGTGGCCGTAGCCCGAGTTCTTCACGCCGCCGAAGGGCATCTGCGCCTCGTCGTGCACTGTGGGACCGTTGACGTGGCAGATACCGGCCTCGATGCGGGCGGCCACGCGCCAGCCACGCGCCGTGTCGCGGGTGTAGACGGAAGAGGACAGGCCGAACTCGTTGTCGTTCGCCATGGCGATGGCCTGCTCTTCTCCGCGCACGCGCACGATGGCCTTCACGGGGGCGAAGGTTTCCTCGCGGAAGATGTCCATCTCGGGCGTCACGCCGTCGATCAGCGTGGCGGCCATCAGCGTATCGGTGGCCTTGCCGCCGCACAGCAGCTTCGCGCCCTTGGCCAGCGCGTCGTCGATCAGGCGGTTGGCGCGCTCCACGGTGGCCATGTCCACCACGGAGCCCAGTACCACGGGGCCCTTGCGCGGGTCGCCCAGCGGCAGCGTGCTGGCGCGTGCCGTGAGCTTGGCCAGGAACTCTTCGGCGACGGCCTCGTCCACGATGATTCGCTCGGTGGACATGCAGATCTGGCCCGAATTGGCGAAGGCACCGAAGGTGCAGCCGGCCACGGCGGCGTCGATGTCGGCATCGTCCAGCACCACGAAGGGCGCCTTGCCGCCGAGCTCCAGGATGGCGGGCTTGAGGTACCTTGCGCAGGTCTGGCCGATGATGCGGCCCACGCGCGTGGAGCCCGTGAAGTTCACGCGGCGCACGGCCGGGTGGGCCACCATGGCTTCGACCACGGCGCCTGCATCCTCGGGTGCGTTGGTCACGAAGTTGACCACGCCAGGCGGCAGGCCGCCTTCCTGCAGCGCCTCGATGATCAGCCCATGGGTGGCGGGACACAGCTCCGAGCCCTTGAGCACCACGGTGTTGCCGCAGGCCAGCGGCGTGGCGATGGCGCGCACGGCCAGGATGACGGGCGCGTTCCAGGGGGCGATGCCCAGCACCACGCCAGCAGGCTGGCGCACGGCCATGGCAAGGCTGCCGGGCACGTCGGAGGGGATGATCTGGCCGCTGATCTGGGTGGTCAGCGAGGCGGCCTCCAGGAACATGCTGGCGGCCAGGTGCACGTTGAAGCCGGCCCAGATGCCCGATGCACCGGTCTCGGCGGCCATGGCGGCGGCAAAGGCCTCGGTCTTGGCCTCCAGCGCCTGCGAAGCCTTCATCAGCATCTGGCGGCGCTCGGTCGGGCCCAGGGCGGCCCAGGCGGGAAAGGCCTTGTGCGCGGCCTCGACGGCGCGCACGGCGTCCTCGGGCGTGGCGGCCGGGGCGCGCGTGGCCACCGAGCCGTCCAGCGGATTCCTGCGCTCGAAGGTGGCGCCGTTGCCGGCCTGCACAGCCTGGCCGGCGATGAGCATGGTTTGTTCGATCATGTGTGTCTCCTGAAGTGGGAATTCCGTGCGCGGGGCAGTCCATGCATCGTAGGCAGGTGGCCTGCGCGGGGCGCGGCCTCGCGTGCACAAAGCGCATGACGGATCGTGCAGAGGGTTTGGGGTTTTCCCTTGTCCAGTGGGCATGAGGGGAAAGCCTCGGGGCCCGGTGGCGCCGCGCTTTCGATAATCGCTCCATGGCCGCGCGACCCTCCCTGTCCGTGCGCGGCGAAGAGGAGAGAGCGCATATGACCGATGCCATGGTATTGAGCACCGACGGACTGCCGCCCGACGAGGCGGCACCGGCCTGGCATGCCTGGATGGCGCGGCTGTTCGCAGGCCTGCATACGGACCTCTATGGCGACAGCCTGTTTGAAGGCCATGTGCGAGTGGCCAACGCCGGCGACGTGGTGCTGACCAAGCTGGAAGCCGGTCGCCACCGTGTGATCCGCAGCATGCAGGGGCTGCGTGCCCATGAGTCGCCCTACCTGAAGATCGTCGCGCCTTGGGAGGGCGTGGCCAGCGTGCGCCAGCACAGCCGCGAGACCAGCGTGCGCAGCGGCAGCTGGGTGATCTACGACACCGCGCAGGAGTACGAGGTCTCCAATCCCGAGTGGTCCGAGCACCTGATCGTCATGCTGCCACGCCAGGCCATCATCGACCGCGGCATCCGGCTGGAAGGCCTGATGGGGCGCAATGTGGGGGGCAGCTCCGGCATCGCCCGCATCGCGCTGGAGACCATGCGCAGCACCTACCAGGAACTGCCCGGCATGGCGCCGCATCTGGCGCGCCGCGCCGGCGAGCTGCTGCTGGACATGGTGCACCTGTCGCTGCAGGAGCTGGCGGGGCAGGGTACGGCAGGCACGCAGCAGATGGCGTTGCAGGACCGCATCCGCGCGCATGTTGCGGCCCATCTGCGCGATCCCGCGCTGTCCGTGGAGACGGTGGCCGTGGCACTCAACTGCAGCAAGCGCCATCTGCACAATGCCTTCGCCGACAGCCAGACCAGCCTGGGGGCCTTCATCCAGCACAGCCGGCTGGAGCTGTGCATGCGCGAGCTGTTGCTGCCTGCGCACGCGCAGCGCACCATCACCGAGGTGGCCATGGACTGCGGCTTTGGCAGCAGCGCGCATTTCAGCCGTGCCTTCAAGGCCTATACGGGCTTGTCGCCCTCGGATTTCCGTGCCATGCGCGTGCCGGCATGAAGCGATCGGGCGCCTGCTTGCGCTGGCGCCAGGACAGGGCAAGGGGCCGCATAGGACAATGCCGCCCTGTCTCTCTGCTCTTTCCGGACCTTTTCATGGACACGAACACCCCGCTTGCCCTGCTGGGCGGGCTTACCGCTTCTCAATTCATGCGTCGCCACTGGCACAAGAAGCCGCTGCTGGTGCGCCAGGCGATCCCGGGCTTCAAGCCCCTGATCCCGCGCGCGCGCCTGCTGGCCATGGCCGGCGAGGACGGGGTGGAGTCGCGCCTGATCCAGCAGCTCGATGGCGGGGCCTGGAAGCTCAGCCACGGCCCACTGTCGCGGCGCAGCCTGCCTTCGCTGCAAAAGCCCGGCTGGACCGTGCTGGTGCAGGGGGTGGATCTGCACGACGACGGCGTGCACCAGCTCATGCAGCAGTTCCGTTTCGTGCCCGAGGCGCGGCTGGATGACCTGATGATCAGCTTCGCCACCGACCAGGGCGGCGTGGGCCCGCACTTCGACAGTTACGATGTATTCCTGCTGCAGGCCCACGGCCGCCGCCGCTGGCGCATCGGCCGCCAGAAGGACCTGTCGCTGCAACCCGACGTGCCGCTCAAGGTCCTCTCGCATTTCGAGCCCGAGGAGGAGTTCGTGCTCGAGCCCGGCGACATGCTCTACCTGCCGCCCAAGTGGGCCCACGACGGCATTGCCGAAGGCGAGTGCATGACCTACTCCATCGGCTTTCGCTCGCCCGCCCGCGAAGAGCTGGCCCGCGAGCTGCTGCTGCGCATGTCCGACGAGCCGGACGAGCCCGAAGTCCCCGTCGTCTACCGCGATCCCGACCAGCCGGCCGTCGAGGCCCCGGGCGAGATCCCCGCCAGCCTGCATGACTTCGCGCGCAAGGCGCTGGAGCGCGCCCTGGCCGAGCCGCTGGCGCTGGAGCGTGCCCTGGGCGAATACATGACCGAGCCCAAGGCCAACGTCTGGTTCGAGCATGGCGAGGAGAACGGCATGTTCGAGAGCGTGGTGCTCGACCGGCGCACGCGCATGATGTATGACGCCCGGCACGTCTTCATCAACGGCGAAAGCTACCTGGCCGGTGGCCGCGATGCCACGCTGATGCGCAAGCTGGCCGATACCCGCAGCCTGTCCCGCGCCGATCTGGCCAAGGCCAGCGACGATGCGCTGGAGCTGCTGTCCTCCTGGTTCGATGCCGGGTGGGTCCGTGCAGGCAGCCTGTCGTGAACCGGCTGGACGCTGTGGCGCAGGCATGCTAAGTTCGGGCATTCACTGTTGACAGTGTTCTGCTGGCCGGGGGCGGACTCTGATGGATTTGTAAAGAATTGTCTGAAGTCCGTCAGTAATTTGACAGCAACCTGGTTTTGTTACACAGTGGACGCCAAGGCAGCTTGGCTGCTGCCCCATCCGGTTTTGACAAGGGGATTTGTGCGGAATTGTTCATGGGTTGTCAGTTTCAGTCAGCCTCTTGAAAACCTCCCTATAATCCGCTCCAAGTCGAATGAATGTGTTTGACACGGCTTGGCCGTAGCGCGCTGGTTGCTGGCATCCTGCGCGCTCTGGCGGGGCCTGCCCTGTTTACTGTCTTCTAACCTACTCTCTAGGAAACTGTGATGAAGAACTCTCTGATCCTGGCTACCGTGATCGCTGCTGCAGCTCTGGCCGCTTGCGGCAAGAAGGAAGAGGCTCCGGCCCCCGCTCCCGCACCTGCTGCTGAAGCTCCCGCACCGGCCGCTCCCGCTCCCGCAGAAGCCGCTCCTGCCGCTCCCGCCGCCGACGCAGCTGCTCCCGCAGCGCCCGCCGCCGACGCTGCCGCTCCTGCAGCTCCCGCTGCGGATGCCGCCGCCGACGCTGCCAAGGCTGCTGCCGACGCTGCCGCCAAGGAAGCCACCAAGCAGTAATCCGGCCTTCGCCGATGGCAGGGCCCTGGGTTGCCTGCCGCCAAGAACCGCATCTTTCGGATGCGGTTTTTTTTTCGCCTGTGCACGGCGGTCCTGCGTCCATGGACAAGGCGCAAAAAAGCCACCGGCAGCAGGCTGCGCGGTGGCTGCAAGCGAGGGCGGGCGCTGCCGCCACACCCCCCCAAGAGGATGGTCTCGCTTACTTCATGTCGTCGGTGATGACGCGCACGATGCGCTGGGCGTTGGCCGAGGTCTCGGGCTGGCCCTGCGTGTTGAGCACGCTGACCGTGGATTTGCTGCCTTCGCTGCGCACCTGGATCTGGTATTTGACCGGAGGGGCCGCATCGGGCGAGCGGCTGAACAGCTTGCCGAAGAATCCCTTGGGCTCCACCTTGGCATCGGGGGCGACATAGCGCACGAAGTAGATGCCGCGGCTGCGGTCGCGGTCCTCGACGGTGAAGCCCGTGCGGTCCAGCGCCACGCCCACGCGGCGCCATGCGCGGTCGAAGCCTTCATCGATCTGCAGCACGGGCTGTCCATTGACGGTGTCCATGCGTACGCTGCCTGTGGCGGTGGCCGCGGTGGTGTCGGCCTTGGCAACGGCATCGGCCTGCTCCTGGCTGACGCCGAGCTTGACCATCAGGCGGCGCAGGAATTCGGTTTCCAGTTCCGGATCGGAAGGACGCGGCTGCCAGATGGTCTGGTCCTTCTGGGCACTGGTGTAGACCTCCTGCATGCCGCGGTGGGTGATGTAGACCTCCGTCGTGCCATCGGCGCCGCGTTCCAGGCGGGTGCGGAACCTGTCGCGCTCGCTGGTGGAGTACAGGCCGTCGAAGACCTTGCCCAGCGTCTTGCGGATCACGTCCTGCGGGATCTTGGCGCGGTTCTCGGCCCAGTCGGTCTCGATGATGCCGAGCTGGCGGTCCTCGGTGGTGAAGATGAATCCGTTTTCCAGCCAGAAGTCGCGCACGGGCTCCCACAGCTGATCAGCGGGGCGCTTGATCACCAGCCAGCGCTGTTCGCCGTTGCGCTCGATGCGCACGTCGCCCAGCGTGGCTGCGGCCGTGCGGCCCTCAGAAGGCTTTTGCGCCTTGGAGTTGGCCTCCATGGCAGCGGCCGAGACGACGCCGCCGGGCACGGCATAGCGCGAGTCGGTGGACAGCTGGGTCAGGTCCGGCGGGACCTCCAGCGTGGGCGCCTGCTGCTTGCCGGCGCTCTTGTAGTCGATCTTGCTCTCTTGGAACGTGGTCGTGCAGGCGGTCAGGCCGATGGCCAGGCTCAGCAGGCTCAGACGTGCAATGGGCTGTTTCACGCGAATATCCTTGGTGCGTTCGGTCGGTGGGGCTGCAGCCTCACAGAAGACCCGCGGAGCGCAGTGCGGCTTCCACGGTGGCTTCCAGGTTCTTGCTCAGGGGTGTCATGGGCAGGCGCATGGCCGGGCCGCACAGGCCCAGGCGGGCTGCGGCCCACTTGACGGGAATGGGGTTGGCCTCGACGAAGAGGTTCTTGTGCACGGGCATCAGGCGCATCTGCAGATCCATCGCGGTGCGCACGTCACCGGCCAGGGCAGCCTTGCACAGCTCGCTCATCAGGCGCGGCGCCACGTTGGCGGTGACGCTGATGTTGCCATGGCCGCCGCACAGCATCAGCGCGACGGCAGTCGGATCATCGCCGGAATACACGCCGAAGCCCTGGGGCACTTCGCGGATCAGCCACTGGGCGCGCTCGATGTTGCCCGTGGCCTCCTTGATGCCGATGATGGCGGGGATCTGCGCCAGGCGCAGCACGGTGTCATGCTGCATGTCCGCCACGGAGCGGCCGGGCACGTTGTACAGCACGATGGGCAGGTCGCCCACGGCCTCGGCGATGGCCTTGAAGTGCTGGTACTGGCCCTCCTGCGTGGGCTTGTTGTAGTAGGGCACGACCTGCAGCTGGCTGTCGGCGCCGACCTTCTTGGCGTAGCGGGCCAGCTCGATGGCTTCGTGCGTGCTGTTGGCGCCGCAGCCGGCCATGACCGGCACGCGGCCTGCCGCCTGCTCGACGGACACGCGGATGATTTCGCAGTGTTCCTCCACGTTGACGGTGGGGGATTCGCCTGTCGTTCCCACGACGCCGATGCAGTCCGTGCCCTCGGCCACATGCCAGTCGATCAGTTTTCGCAGCGCCGGGTAGTCGACGCTACCGTCCTCGTGCATGGGCGTGATGAGGGCAACGATGCTGCCAGTGAGGGCGACGGAGGAGGATGTCATGTCCGCAAGAAAAAACGGGAAAGGACCATTCTAACGAGTGTCGAAGGCAGGCCCAAGGCGCCTGCCCGTAGGGATTCAGGCGATTGCGGGGTCCGCTGCCTTCTGATGCGCCAACTGCGCCACGGGTTCCCGGCCTCTGCCATCGGGGCGCAGCGCGGCGATGCGCTGGATCATGCGGTCGGGCCCGTGCAGCAGGCCGTGCTCGTAGGCGACGATGTGCCAGCCCGCGCAGGCCTGCAGCAACTCGCCGGGCGCCAGCAGGAAGTCCGGCCGGGACGGCTTGCCGAAGGCTTCGTTGCCCTGTGCAAAGGTTTCATACAGCAGCACGCCGCCAGGCGCCACGCTGTCCAGCAGTCCGGGCCAAAGGGGGCGCCAAAGGTAGTTGGTCACGATCACGGCACCGAACTGCCGGCCGGCCAGGGGCCAGGGGCCGTTCTCGATGTCGGCGCACAGTTGCTCGCCCACGCCCTGCAGGCCCGCGAGGGCCTGGGCATCGCGGTCCACGCCCGTGACGGCATGGCCGCGCGCATGGAACCAGCGCATGTGGCGGCCGGGGCCGCAGGCCACGTCGAGCACGGTCGCTTGCGGCGCCAGCAGGTGGGACCAGCGCTGGATCCAGGAGGAGGGCGGTGTGGCTGCATGCATGTGGAGCAGGGGAAATCAATGGAAGGCGGCGCCATTGTGCCTCCGCCCCGTTGATGCCGCAGCCGCTTCAGAAGCAGGCCCAGAGTTGATCGGCCATGCTCAGCATGAATTGCGGTTGCAGGTAGAGCATGAAGACCAGGCCCAGGGCCGCCAGCACGGCGGCCCACAGCACCAGCCTGCCCAGAAGCCCGGGGCGGTACCTGGTGGCCATCATCTCAGGCCGTGGCGCCGCCCGGGCGCAGCCTGGCCACGGGCGCCTCGCGGATCGGCAGGTTCAGCAGGCCCGCGGCCACGCCCAGGGCGATGGCCAGGTACCAGACCACCTGGTAGCTGCCCGTATGGTCGTAGAGATAGCCGCCCAGCCAGACCCCCAGGAAGCTGCCGACCTGGTGGCTGAAGAACACCATGCCGCTGAGCATGGACAGGTGTTGCACGCCGAAGATCTGGGCCACGGTGGCGTTGGTCAGCGGTACGGTGGACAGCCACAGCAGACCCATGGCGGCCGAGAAGATGTAGACCGACCAGGGTGTCAGCGGCGCCAGCAGGAACAGCACGATGACCACCGAGCGCGTGAAATAGATGGTGGACAGCAGGTAGCGCTTGGGCAGGCGCTGGCCCAGGTTGCCGGCCACGTAGGTGCCGGCGATGTTGAACAGGCCGACCAGCGCCAGCGAGATGCTGGCCACCTGCGGCGCCAGGCCGTAGTCCTTGAGATAGCTGGGCATGTGCACGCCGATGAACATCACCTGGAAGCCGCAGACGAAGTAGCCGGCCGTCAGCAGCACGAAGCTGGGCGTGCGCAGCGCCTCGGCCACGGCCTGGCCTGCGCTCTGGTCGCGAACGGGCTTGCTTGCACCGCCGGAGAATCCCGGCTCGCGCAATCCGAAAGCCAGCGGGATGACCATCAGCGCGCACAGCGACAACAGCAAAAGGGCGTTGGACCAGCCGAAGTGGGCGATCAGGCCTCCCTCCACGGGCACCATGAAGAACTGGCCGAAGGAGCCTGCCGCCGCCGTCACACCCATGGCCCAGCTGCGCCGAGCCACCGGGATCTGGCGGCCCAGCACGCCATAGATGACGGCATAGGTGGTGCCGGCCTGGGCGGCCCCGATCACCACGCCGGCGGTCAGCGCGAACCAGGCGGTCGTGGGTGCGACGGCCATGCCCGCCAGGCCTGCCGCATAGAGCAGGGCTCCGCCAATGAGAACGCGAAAGGCCCCGAAGCGATCGGCGAGCATCCCGCCGAAGATGCCCAGCACGCCCCAGGACAGGTTCTGGATGGCGATGGCCAGGGCGAAGGATTCGCGCGTCCACCCCATCTCCTGGGTGATGGGCTGCAGCCACAGTCCGAAGCCGTGGCGGATTCCCATGGACAGCGTGACGACTGCGCCCCCGCACAGCAGTATCTGCACCATGGACATGGGTTGGTTGTTTTTGTGCATGCGGCAAACTTTAGCGAAACTCCGGGTTTTGCGCTGGACACACCGTCGCCCATGCGCCTGTCGAGCCGGGTACCTCCGCAATTCCTGTCAATAACTGTGAATGCATCCAGCAGTCTGCCGGAGCGCACACTACAATCCGCCCCCATGGCAGTCAAACCATCTTCCACTTCCGCGAGCGACTACTCCGAAGGCTCGATACGCGTGCTCAAGGGTCTGGAGCCCGTCAAGCAGCGCCCCGGCATGTACACGCGCACCGACAATCCTCTGCATGTCCTGCAGGAGGTGATCGACAACGCGGCCGACGAGGCGCTGGCCGGCTTCGGCAAGAAAATCCGCTTCATCCTGCATTCCGACGGCTCCTTCAGCGTCGAGGACGACGGCCGGGGCATTCCCTTCGGCCTGCACCCCGAGGAGAAGGCCCCCGTGGTCGAGCTGGTCTTCACGCGGCTGCACGCGGGCGGCAAGTTCGACAAGGGCAAGGGCGGTGCCTACAGCTTCTCGGGCGGCCTGCACGGCGTGGGCGTCTCGGTCACGAACGCGCTGGCCACGCGGCTGGAGGCCTGCATCCACCGCGACGGCAAGGTCGCGACCATCGCCTTCTCCGGTGGCGATGTGGTCGAGCCCCTGAAGACCCGCGCGCTGGCCGCTGGCGAGCGCAAGCAGGGGACGACCGTGCGTGTCTGGCCTGATGCCCGCTATTTCGAGTCCGCCCAGCTGCCCATGGGCGAACTGATGCACCTGCTGCGCAGCAAGGCCGTGCTCATGCCGGGCGTTTCGGTGACCCTGGTCAATGAAAAGACGCGCGACACCCAGACCTGGCAGTTCAAGGGCGGCCTGCGCGACTACCTGCAGCAAAGCCTGCATGGCGAGCCGGTGATCCCGCTGTTCGAGGGCGAGGGCTTTGCCGACCGCCACCATGACAGCTTCGCCGAAGGCGAGGGTGCCGCCTGGTGCGTGGCCTTCACAGAAGAAGGGGCGCCCCTGCGCGAAAGCTATGTCAACCTGATTCCCACCACGGCTGGCGGCACGCATGACAGCGGCTTGCGCGAGGGATTGTTCCAGGCGGTCAAGGCCTTCATCGAAATGCACTCGTTGCTGCCCAAGGGGGTCAAGCTCATGCCGGACGACGTGTTCGCACGCGCCAGCTACGTGCTCAACGCCAAGGTGCTGGACCCGCAGTTCCAGGGCCAGATCAAGGAGCGCCTGAACTCGCGCGATGCCGTGCGCCTGGTCAGCGGCTACGTGCGCCCCGCGCTGGAGTT
It encodes:
- a CDS encoding MFS transporter encodes the protein MHKNNQPMSMVQILLCGGAVVTLSMGIRHGFGLWLQPITQEMGWTRESFALAIAIQNLSWGVLGIFGGMLADRFGAFRVLIGGALLYAAGLAGMAVAPTTAWFALTAGVVIGAAQAGTTYAVIYGVLGRQIPVARRSWAMGVTAAAGSFGQFFMVPVEGGLIAHFGWSNALLLLSLCALMVIPLAFGLREPGFSGGASKPVRDQSAGQAVAEALRTPSFVLLTAGYFVCGFQVMFIGVHMPSYLKDYGLAPQVASISLALVGLFNIAGTYVAGNLGQRLPKRYLLSTIYFTRSVVIVLFLLAPLTPWSVYIFSAAMGLLWLSTVPLTNATVAQIFGVQHLSMLSGMVFFSHQVGSFLGVWLGGYLYDHTGSYQVVWYLAIALGVAAGLLNLPIREAPVARLRPGGATA
- a CDS encoding DNA topoisomerase IV subunit B; amino-acid sequence: MAVKPSSTSASDYSEGSIRVLKGLEPVKQRPGMYTRTDNPLHVLQEVIDNAADEALAGFGKKIRFILHSDGSFSVEDDGRGIPFGLHPEEKAPVVELVFTRLHAGGKFDKGKGGAYSFSGGLHGVGVSVTNALATRLEACIHRDGKVATIAFSGGDVVEPLKTRALAAGERKQGTTVRVWPDARYFESAQLPMGELMHLLRSKAVLMPGVSVTLVNEKTRDTQTWQFKGGLRDYLQQSLHGEPVIPLFEGEGFADRHHDSFAEGEGAAWCVAFTEEGAPLRESYVNLIPTTAGGTHDSGLREGLFQAVKAFIEMHSLLPKGVKLMPDDVFARASYVLNAKVLDPQFQGQIKERLNSRDAVRLVSGYVRPALELWLNEHVEWGRKLAEIAIKAAQTRQKAGQKVEKRKGSGVAVLPGKLTDCESRDTSLNEVFLVEGDSAGGSAKMGRDKEIQAVLPLRGKVLNTWEVDRDRLFANNEIHDISVAIGVDPHGPQDTPDLSGLRYGKICILSDADVDGSHIQVLLLTLFFRHFPKLIEAGHIHVALPPLFRVDVPARGKKPAAKLYALDEGELTAILDKCAKDGVPREKCQISRFKGLGEMNAEQLWETTLNPDTRRLLPVQFMNLDFAAAEQVVTRLMGKGEAAARRELMELHGDAIDVDI